A single region of the Maniola jurtina chromosome 21, ilManJurt1.1, whole genome shotgun sequence genome encodes:
- the LOC123876455 gene encoding ADP-ribosylation factor GTPase-activating protein 3, producing the protein MADSGPSKSDIEAIFLRLRSIPANKVCFDCNAKNPTWSSVTYGVFICLDCSAVHRSLGVHLTFVRSTQLDTNWTWKQLRNMQLGGNVNATQFFRTHGLVTEDARQKYSSRVAQLYRDKLSAMSEQAMKTYGTKLHLEPAPADVKEPKEQEVDWFAEHGKPTNTHDSQTARGGGESLSSEARLWGAPGDAAPARAAGRVANRRPGTGARRGLGATKVAANFDDIEREAIMAEKLKMETKETQNKTSIESVEQEVASLRLAYRPPDRENSERLGIAAGNRSNAAGVSHSAASDMTVIEQEGAPPPKHLDDLDDFNNVLVMIRNEPYSNNRGLDSLLNDTPRKLDSSWENIEPEPARAVRTMFDDKPTPTRTPTPTRSSATPRNRPKKHEEEDDSAVKKFGSAKSISSAQFFGDQDRGWDRGGGGGSMGGGGSGGMGGGGGGSGELSRFAGSSSISSAELFGGDSRPAKPPAFSVSAPDLDDVRESVRAGVTRVAGRLSSLANGVVSSIQERYGY; encoded by the exons ATGGCTGACTCGGGGCCGAGTAAAAGCGATATTGAAGCGATATTTTTACGGCTACGTTCCATCCCTGCGAACAAA GTATGTTTCGACTGCAACGCGAAGAACCCTACGTGGTCGTCGGTGACGTACGGAGTGTTCATCTGCCTGGACTGCTCGGCCGTGCACCGCAGCCTCGGCGTGCACCTCACGTTCGTGCGCTCCACGCAGCTGGACACCAACTGGACCTGGAAGCAGCTGCGCAACATGCAGCTCGGCGGCAATGTCAATGCG ACTCAGTTCTTCCGCACTCATGGCCTGGTGACGGAGGATGCGCGGCAGAAGTACAGCTCCCGTGTGGCGCAGCTGTACAGAGATAAGCTGAGTGCAATGTCTGAACAGGCTATGAAGACTTATGGGACTAAG TTGCACCTGGAGCCGGCGCCTGCGGACGTGAAGGAGCCCAAGGAGCAGGAGGTAGACTGGTTTGCGGAGCACGGCAAGCCCACTAACACTCATGACTCACAG ACGGCGCGGGGCGGCGGCGAGAGCCTGAGCTCGGAGGCGCGGCTGTGGGGCGCGCCCGGCGACGCCGCGCCCGCCCGCGCCGCTGGCCGCGTCGCCAACAGGCGACCAGGG AcgggcgcgcggcgcgggcTGGGCGCCACCAAGGTGGCCGCCAACTTCGACGACATCGAGCGGGAAGCCATCATGGCCGAGAAACTCAAGATGGAG ACGAAGGAGACCCAGAACAAAACAAGTATAGAGTCAGTGGAACAGGAGGTGGCCTCCCTGCGGCTGGCGTACCGCCCGCCCGACCGCGAGAACTCCGAGCGCCTGGGCATCGCCGCCGGCAACCGCTCCAACGCCGC GGGCGTGTCCCACTCGGCGGCCTCGGACATGACTGTCATCGAGCAGGAGGGCGCGCCGCCGCCCAAGCACCTGGACGACCTGGACGACTTCAACAACGTGCTCGTCATGATCAG AAACGAGCCATACAGCAATAACCGCGGACTGGACTCGCTGCTCAACGACACGCCGCGCAAGCTCGACAGCTCGTGGGAGAACATCGAGCCCGAGCCCGCGCGCGCCGTGCGCACCATGTTCGACGACAAGCCCACGCCCACGCGCACGCCCACGCCCACGCGCAGCAGCGCCACGCCGCGCAACCGACCCAAGAAACACGAGGAGGAGGATGACTCCGCTGTCAAGAAGTTCGGTTCAGCCAAATCTATCAGTTCTGCGCAGTTCTTCGGCGATCAG GATCGCGGCTGGGaccgcggcggcggcggcggcagtATGGGCGGCGGCGGCAGCGGTGGCATGGGCGGCGGCGGGGGCGGCAGCGGCGAGCTGTCGCGGTTCGCGGGCAGCAGCAGCATATCCTCCGCCGAGCTGTTCGGCGGCGACAGCAGACCCGCCAAGCCCCCCGCCTTCAGCGTCTCTGCGCCCGACCTTGACGAC GTGCGCGAGTCGGTGCGCGCGGGCGTGACGCGCGTGGCGGGGCGGCTGTCGTCGCTCGCCAACGGCGTCGTGTCGTCCATCCAGGAGCGCTACGGCTACTGA
- the LOC123876169 gene encoding tRNA:m(4)X modification enzyme TRM13 homolog, with amino-acid sequence MNNSAKIVENSYISPQCQYFVMRKKRLCRMTVKPGKQYCGEHEPQPKTGDGQDDTRIPCPNDPKHTCYTSKLEKHLSICNARQQEQPDYIIHNVNVPAAVEDCPRLPLSKIPLKRILQVIHKVNALYDTYLKDKITTLAEQPIHSAVLPEFNEAGRTESSLRHLRQASSLLHVVEDEGLVANNTAYVELGAGKGHLSYYAWYAWCQAADSQVLLVDRASLRHKRDNKLKLTKNAHSSQLNDKIFHLKRNPYKRLNSNEFGEEFNNLDDKYKMMDSGLESNPSNNEMSDNMSNSDNNDKITDNDLKRNRNIDEFSEKLNNLDDKDKTDEGDWNVHRIRADLAHLLLERVPAVRACRGVVGYAKHLCGVATDLALRCITSPGVVAKVRGVALASCCHHRCERAVYPANAHLQELGIDAGDFNTLLGIVSWATCGDGRSRDRRNQDKNTQHTDNPDQKNTEPLDFDTTNQDRMELQDDNSIKNTNLIQNTRKLGESDDPKENSNQENLEPDREINVNHSPEHSAQINNTKKLHESDNPKEINSQKIVSHLTENELGSKKLNLSQEQRQAIGRRAKALLDWGRALHLERCGFRARLLRYVPAGVSLENVCIVATKVLK; translated from the exons atgaataattcAGCTAAAATAGTGGAAAACAGTTACATTAGTCCACAATGCCAGTATTTCGTTATGAGAAAAAAGCGTTTATGCCGCATGACCGTCAAACCAGGGAAACAGTACTGCGGTGAGCATGAACCCCAACCGAAAACTGGCGACGGACag GACGATACGCGAATACCGTGCCCCAATGACCCAAAACA CACCTGCTATACAAGCAAGTTGGAGAAGCACCTCAGCATATGCAATGCACGGCAACAAGAGCAACCCGACTACATCATACACAATGTAAATGTTCCTGCAGCAGTGGAGGACTGTCCTCGCCTGCCACTCTCTAAAATACCACTGAAGAGGATCTTGCAAGTTATACACAAAGTCAATGCACTGTATGACA cATATTTAAAAGACAAAATTACCACTCTGGCCGAGCAACCGATCCACAGTGCAGTGTTACCAGAGTTCAATGAGGCGGGGCGCACGGAGAGCTCCCTGAGGCATCTGCGCCAGGCCTCCAGCCTGTTGCATGTAGTGGAGGATGAAGGGTTAGTGGCTAACAACACAGCTTATGTGGAGCTGGGAGCTGGgaaag GTCACCTGTCTTACTACGCGTGGTATGCGTGGTGCCAGGCCGCTGACAGCCAAGTGTTGCTGGTTGACCGAGCCTCCTTGAGGCACAAGAGGGACAACAAGCTCAAACTTACCAAAAACGCACATTCTAGCCAACTTAATGACAAAATATTCCATttgaaaaggaacccttataaaagGCTTAACAGTAATGAATTTGGTgaagaatttaataatttagatgataaatataaaatgatgGATAGTGGTTTAGAAAGTAATCCTAGTAATAATGAAATGAGTGACAATATGAGTAACTCAGATAATAATGACAAAATAACGGATAATGATTTAAAAAGAAATCGTAATATTGATGAATTTAGTGAAAAATTGAATAATTTGGATGACAAGGACAAGACGGATGAGGGTGACTGGAACGTGCATCGCATCAGAGCAGACCTGGCACACTTGCTGCTGGAGCGGGTGCCCGCCGTGCGAGCTTGCCGCGGCGTCGTGGGATACGCTAAACACCTGTGTGGAGTTGCTACag atttggCGCTTCGCTGCATAACTTCGCCTGGCGTGGTGGCGAAGGTTCGCGGCGTGGCGCTGGCCTCGTGCTGCCACCATCGCTGCGAGCGAGCCGTCTACCCCGCTAATGCACATTTGCAG GAACTTGGAATAGACGCAGGTGATTTCAATACTTTGCTGGGCATAGTATCATGGGCAACCTGTGGCGACGGCCGAAGCCGCGATCGACGCAACCAAGATAAAAATACCCAACATACTGATAACCCTGACCAAAAGAATACGGAACCACTCGACTTCGACACCACGAATCAAGACAGAATGGAATTACAAGATGACAACTctataaaaaatacaaacctCATACAAAACACCAGGAAATTGGGTGAAAGTGACGACCCTAAAGAAAACAGTAATCAAGAAAATCTTGAACCAGATCGCGAAATAAACGTAAATCACAGCCCTGAACATAGTgcacaaataaataatacaaaaaaattacatgaaAGCGACAACCCTAAAGAAATTAATAGCCAAAAAATAGTCAGCCATTTAACTGAAAATGAGTTGGGAAGTAAAAAGTTGAACCTCAGCCAAGAGCAGCGGCAGGCGATCGGTCGACGCGCCAAGGCGCTACTGGACTGGGGCCGGGCGCTGCATCTCGAGCGGTGCGGCTTCCGCGCGCGCCTGCTGCGCTACGTGCCCGCCGGCGTGTCGCTGGAGAACGTTTGTATTGTTGCTACTAAAGTgctcaaataa
- the LOC123876168 gene encoding prolyl 3-hydroxylase sudestada1 isoform X2 produces the protein MSSPTKETEEPSSSQAAPENAADDIGDADAAEQRPPAKRPITNTVIEISDTDSDDSDVCAVNSYQASADEVKRIRREYSSTSSSSDYSSDSESPWEDDSVVIEDKVTGKAVRAQLNPRANRMDDPKLNNNLKSQEVIERVKGYWEEEKDHICDEVTLTCQPFRLCRLHDLLENSEIINNIVDDMNTLDWSRKKMDLYEFHQTTDLANLTWQRSIRGIYELLKTEVMSLVSQVTGLELTSVSASCSLYGPGDHLLVHDDRLGDRRVAFILYLAPWTPRAPAPPPLLHNGAGDVPHKDEDEVRETTGSGWSPNMGGALELFECDAEGCPTQVTLRAYPANNTLAFFTVGPTSFHQVGEVLSLELPRLSINGWFHGPAPQPASHEAAPPTSLQPHNQVVLLNQWVEATYLSPRVRAQVQAQMERASEVCLRDVLLPARTAQLLQALEEPEVIWERCGPAQQRRYERVSPAWISEGSEVEGAVAGEASDDEQPVRGLVRVFSSTAFLRLLADCTDLPLAAYRRLEVQRWHAGDFTLLPPREHYQQPRLEAVLYLGVPEHPICGGQTMYVAPEEGEGAGDAEGALVTLPPAHNALNLVYCDAGAAAFTKYLSKMTMTPREHFYIVTCTYTE, from the exons ATGAGTTCACCGACCAAAGAAACCGAGGAGCCGTCTTCGAGCCAAGCGGCGCCTGAAAATGCTGCGGATGACATTGGCGACGCGGACGCTGCGGAGCAAAGGCCGCCTGCCAAGCGGCCAATAACTAATACTGTTATCGAGATATCCGATACAGACAGCGACGACTCGGACGTGTGTGCCGTCAACTCGTACCAGGCCTCCGCGGACGAGGTGAAGAGGATCCGAAGAG AGTATTCctctacatcatcatcatcagactACAGTTCAGACTCAGAGTCTCCCTGGGAGGATGACTCCGTAGTGATAGAAGACAAAGTAACAGGGAAGGCAGTGAGGGCACAGCTTAACCCCAGAGCAAATAGGATGGATGATccaaagttaaataataatttgaag TCACAAGAAGTAATAGAAAGAGTAAAAGGTTACTGGGAAGAAGAGAAAGACCACATATGTGATGAAGTCACGCTCACGTGTCAGCCTTTCCGTCTGTGTCGACTGCACGACTTGCTGGAGAATTCAGAAATCATCAACAACATAGTGGATGACATGAACACTTTAGACTGGTCGCGGAAGAAAATGGATCTGTATGAGTTCCATCAGACAACGGATTTAGCTAATTTGACATGGCAGCGTAGTATTAGGGGAATATATGAATTATTGAAGACTGAAGTTATGAGTTTG GTGTCACAAGTGACGGGGCTGGAGCTGACGTCGGTGTCGGCGTCGTGTTCGCTGTACGGGCCGGGAGACCACCTGCTG GTGCACGACGACCGCCTCGGCGACCGCCGCGTCGCCTTCATCCTGTACCTGGCGCCGTGGACGCCGCGCGCGCCGGCGCCGCCGCCGCTGTTGCACAACGGCGCCGGGGACGTGCCACATAAGGACGAAGACGAG GTCCGGGAGACGACAGGTAGCGGGTGGTCGCCCAACATGGGCGGCGCGCTGGAGCTGTTCGAGTGCGACGCGGAGGGCTGCCCCACGCAAGTGACGCTGCGGGCCTACCCCGCCAACAACACGTTGGCGTTCTTCACCGTCGGACCCACCTCTTTCCATCAG GTGGGCGAAGTCCTAAGTTTAGAGCTGCCGCGGCTGTCCATCAACGGCTGGTTCCACGGGCCCGCGCCGCAGCCCGCGTCGCACGAGGCCGCCCCGCCGACGTCTCTGCAGCCGCACAATCAAGTG GTGTTACTGAACCAGTGGGTGGAAGCGACGTACCTGAGCCCTCGGGTGCGCGCGCAGGTGCAGGCGCAAATGGAGCGCGCGAGCGAGGTGTGTCTGCGGGACGTGTTGCTGCCCGCGCGCACCGCGCAGCTGCTGCAGGCCTTGGAGGAACCTG AAGTGATATGGGAGCGCTGCGGGCCCGCGCAACAACGGCGCTACGAGCGCGTATCGCCGGCATGGATCTCGGAGGGGAGCGAGGTGGAGGGCGCGGTGGCGGGCGAGGCGAGTGACGACGAGCAGCCGGTGCGCGGGCTGGTGCGCGTGTTCAGCAGCACGGCCTTCCTGCGGCTGCTGGCGGACTGCACCGACCTGCCGCTGGCGGCGTACCGGCGCCTCGAGGTGCAGCGGTGGCACGCCGGGGACTTCACC CTGCTACCCCCGCGGGAGCACTACCAGCAGCCGCGGCTGGAAGCCGTGCTGTACCTCGGCGTGCCGGAGCACCCCATCTGCGGGGGGCAGACCATGTACGTGGCGCCCGAGGAGGGCGAGGGCGCGGGCGACGCGGAGGGCGCGCTGGTCACGCTGCCGCCCGCGCACAACGCGCTCAACCTCGTGTACTGCGACGCGGGCGCCGCCGCCTTCACCAAGTACCTCAGCAAGATGACCATGACGCCGCGGGAGCACTTCTACATCGTCACCTGCACCTACACCGAGTGA
- the LOC123876168 gene encoding prolyl 3-hydroxylase sudestada1 isoform X1 — protein sequence MSSPTKETEEPSSSQAAPENAADDIGDADAAEQRPPAKRPITNTVIEISDTDSDDSDVCAVNSYQASADEVKRIRREYSSTSSSSDYSSDSESPWEDDSVVIEDKVTGKAVRAQLNPRANRMDDPKLNNNLKSQEVIERVKGYWEEEKDHICDEVTLTCQPFRLCRLHDLLENSEIINNIVDDMNTLDWSRKKMDLYEFHQTTDLANLTWQRSIRGIYELLKTEVMSLVSQVTGLELTSVSASCSLYGPGDHLLVHDDRLGDRRVAFILYLAPWTPRAPAPPPLLHNGAGDVPHKDEDEVRETTGSGWSPNMGGALELFECDAEGCPTQVTLRAYPANNTLAFFTVGPTSFHQVGEVLSLELPRLSINGWFHGPAPQPASHEAAPPTSLQPHNQVVLLNQWVEATYLSPRVRAQVQAQMERASEVCLRDVLLPARTAQLLQALEEPEVIWERCGPAQQRRYERVSPAWISEGSEVEGAVAGEASDDEQPVRGLVRVFSSTAFLRLLADCTDLPLAAYRRLEVQRWHAGDFTLLPPREHYQQPRLEAVLYLGVPEHPICGGQTMYVAPEEGEGAGDAEGALVTLPPAHNALNLVYCDAGAAAFTKYLSKMTMTPREHFYIVTCTYTE from the exons ATGAGTTCACCGACCAAAGAAACCGAGGAGCCGTCTTCGAGCCAAGCGGCGCCTGAAAATGCTGCGGATGACATTGGCGACGCGGACGCTGCGGAGCAAAGGCCGCCTGCCAAGCGGCCAATAACTAATACTGTTATCGAGATATCCGATACAGACAGCGACGACTCGGACGTGTGTGCCGTCAACTCGTACCAGGCCTCCGCGGACGAGGTGAAGAGGATCCGAAGAG AGTATTCctctacatcatcatcatcagactACAGTTCAGACTCAGAGTCTCCCTGGGAGGATGACTCCGTAGTGATAGAAGACAAAGTAACAGGGAAGGCAGTGAGGGCACAGCTTAACCCCAGAGCAAATAGGATGGATGATccaaagttaaataataatttgaag TCACAAGAAGTAATAGAAAGAGTAAAAGGTTACTGGGAAGAAGAGAAAGACCACATATGTGATGAAGTCACGCTCACGTGTCAGCCTTTCCGTCTGTGTCGACTGCACGACTTGCTGGAGAATTCAGAAATCATCAACAACATAGTGGATGACATGAACACTTTAGACTGGTCGCGGAAGAAAATGGATCTGTATGAGTTCCATCAGACAACGGATTTAGCTAATTTGACATGGCAGCGTAGTATTAGGGGAATATATGAATTATTGAAGACTGAAGTTATGAGTTTG GTGTCACAAGTGACGGGGCTGGAGCTGACGTCGGTGTCGGCGTCGTGTTCGCTGTACGGGCCGGGAGACCACCTGCTGGTGCACGACGACCGCCTCGGCGACCGCCGCGTCGCCTTCATCCTGTACCTGGCGCCGTGGACGCCGCGCGCGCCGGCGCCGCCGCCGCTGTTGCACAACGGCGCCGGGGACGTGCCACATAAGGACGAAGACGAG GTCCGGGAGACGACAGGTAGCGGGTGGTCGCCCAACATGGGCGGCGCGCTGGAGCTGTTCGAGTGCGACGCGGAGGGCTGCCCCACGCAAGTGACGCTGCGGGCCTACCCCGCCAACAACACGTTGGCGTTCTTCACCGTCGGACCCACCTCTTTCCATCAG GTGGGCGAAGTCCTAAGTTTAGAGCTGCCGCGGCTGTCCATCAACGGCTGGTTCCACGGGCCCGCGCCGCAGCCCGCGTCGCACGAGGCCGCCCCGCCGACGTCTCTGCAGCCGCACAATCAAGTG GTGTTACTGAACCAGTGGGTGGAAGCGACGTACCTGAGCCCTCGGGTGCGCGCGCAGGTGCAGGCGCAAATGGAGCGCGCGAGCGAGGTGTGTCTGCGGGACGTGTTGCTGCCCGCGCGCACCGCGCAGCTGCTGCAGGCCTTGGAGGAACCTG AAGTGATATGGGAGCGCTGCGGGCCCGCGCAACAACGGCGCTACGAGCGCGTATCGCCGGCATGGATCTCGGAGGGGAGCGAGGTGGAGGGCGCGGTGGCGGGCGAGGCGAGTGACGACGAGCAGCCGGTGCGCGGGCTGGTGCGCGTGTTCAGCAGCACGGCCTTCCTGCGGCTGCTGGCGGACTGCACCGACCTGCCGCTGGCGGCGTACCGGCGCCTCGAGGTGCAGCGGTGGCACGCCGGGGACTTCACC CTGCTACCCCCGCGGGAGCACTACCAGCAGCCGCGGCTGGAAGCCGTGCTGTACCTCGGCGTGCCGGAGCACCCCATCTGCGGGGGGCAGACCATGTACGTGGCGCCCGAGGAGGGCGAGGGCGCGGGCGACGCGGAGGGCGCGCTGGTCACGCTGCCGCCCGCGCACAACGCGCTCAACCTCGTGTACTGCGACGCGGGCGCCGCCGCCTTCACCAAGTACCTCAGCAAGATGACCATGACGCCGCGGGAGCACTTCTACATCGTCACCTGCACCTACACCGAGTGA